From one Tetragenococcus osmophilus genomic stretch:
- a CDS encoding IS110 family transposase, giving the protein MKLFVGIDVSSEKLDTCYLTDEMVVLLNHTYGNDTQGAWELKEQILSFHETYSFDQIVIGMESTSMYSYHPAVNFHQDEQLQAIHAITIIENPHRIKQYMKMFDADKTDPIDAFMIADYLRIQRYTNSPIKGEKYMALQRLTRTRYQIVRQLVEVKQHFIENLSYKCNTLKKELREAEGSTTVFSAAIMDLFTQDLSLDDLANLPLKDLAEWLQSKRRGRFKDPEGLAKTIQRAVRSSYRLDQVMSESIDMILGILVREIRSLEKAVKDCNQGIEDLVQTVPEYQCLTSIPGVGPVYAAGLLAEIGQIERFPDQTSLAKYAGLTWPKHQSGRHEAENTPLTKKGNRYFRYYLIEAANSVKCLMRIKPTRSMRS; this is encoded by the coding sequence GTGAAATTATTTGTAGGTATAGACGTTAGCTCAGAAAAACTAGATACATGTTATTTAACCGATGAAATGGTGGTGTTGTTAAATCACACCTATGGCAATGATACCCAAGGTGCCTGGGAGCTGAAAGAACAGATTCTCTCCTTTCACGAAACCTATTCGTTTGACCAGATTGTGATTGGTATGGAATCTACTTCCATGTATAGCTATCATCCAGCGGTAAATTTTCACCAAGATGAACAGCTTCAAGCCATTCACGCCATTACCATCATTGAAAATCCGCATCGAATTAAACAATATATGAAAATGTTTGATGCGGATAAAACCGACCCGATCGATGCGTTCATGATCGCCGATTACTTGCGGATTCAACGCTATACGAATTCTCCTATCAAAGGAGAAAAATATATGGCCCTTCAACGATTGACTCGTACACGATATCAAATCGTGCGGCAATTAGTGGAGGTGAAACAACATTTTATCGAAAATCTTTCGTATAAATGCAATACCCTAAAAAAGGAATTACGTGAAGCCGAAGGTTCCACGACCGTTTTCAGTGCCGCCATCATGGATCTTTTCACCCAAGACTTGTCCTTAGACGACTTGGCGAACCTGCCTTTGAAAGACTTGGCCGAATGGCTCCAATCCAAAAGGCGCGGCCGCTTTAAAGACCCCGAAGGGTTAGCGAAAACGATCCAACGAGCCGTCCGTAGTTCCTACCGGCTCGATCAAGTCATGAGCGAATCGATCGATATGATCTTAGGTATCCTTGTGCGTGAAATTCGTTCCTTGGAAAAAGCCGTTAAAGACTGTAACCAAGGGATTGAAGATCTCGTCCAAACGGTGCCCGAATACCAATGTTTAACCAGTATTCCTGGTGTAGGCCCTGTTTACGCCGCTGGCTTGTTAGCTGAAATTGGTCAAATCGAACGTTTTCCTGATCAAACCAGTTTAGCTAAGTATGCCGGGCTCACTTGGCCCAAGCATCAGTCAGGACGTCATGAAGCTGAAAACACCCCCTTAACGAAAAAAGGCAATCGCTATTTCCGTTACTACTTAATTGAAGCTGCCAATTCTGTCAAATGTTTGATGCGGATAAAACCGACCCGATCGATGCGTTCATGA